The Urbifossiella limnaea genome has a window encoding:
- a CDS encoding serine/threonine-protein kinase — MPDAPSDHTLPSAGAGDLADLSGRTLGGFQLVRKIGAGGMGQVYLARQLSLKRPVALKLLKADLTKNPTALKRFEAEAHAVAKLNHPNIVQVYEFGEHDGLRYMALEYVEGRNLREYLARKGPPELAVALSMMRQIATALTRAHEQGLVHRDIKPENILVTKRVEVKVTDFGLSRFFAPGEALNLTQSGVTLGTPLYLSPEQAQGKAVDHRSDLYSFGVTAYHLLAGEPPFRGSTAVEVALKHVTDRPPPLAGLRPDLPADLCGLVHKLMAKEPGDRYQSAREVLRDLAKVKEGLTLGLPPRPPGAPLPPTPSGPQPTALTLSGTVSGSAATLGFSGVVPVAPPVRWGRWVAAGLLAVVAAAGGAAGYAALHPPPAPPTRPAPPPLVGLPDVRPPERITTARERELVAALDRRKTPPDEWNAAAIELALLYLREGRLDDADARFEQLEKAPFVLPVATAEAKLAGKLGRGVVLAYRDGDPKHPDAAKESTAAFQAALALPIPAGVAKAKADKGSPPPAVVWAQGFLYRHPDLAHAVAEALTRDAANGVRLPPPLEALRAPRAAGKSG, encoded by the coding sequence ATGCCGGATGCCCCGTCCGACCACACCCTGCCGTCCGCCGGCGCCGGCGACCTCGCCGACCTGTCCGGTCGCACCCTCGGCGGCTTCCAGCTCGTCCGCAAGATCGGCGCCGGCGGCATGGGGCAGGTCTACCTCGCCCGCCAGCTGTCGCTCAAGCGGCCCGTCGCGCTCAAGCTCCTGAAGGCCGACCTCACCAAGAACCCCACCGCGCTCAAGCGATTCGAGGCCGAGGCGCACGCCGTCGCCAAGCTGAACCACCCCAACATCGTCCAGGTCTACGAGTTCGGCGAGCACGACGGCCTCCGCTACATGGCGCTGGAATACGTCGAGGGGCGCAACCTCCGCGAGTACCTCGCCCGCAAGGGGCCGCCCGAGCTGGCCGTCGCCCTCAGCATGATGCGGCAGATCGCCACGGCCCTGACCCGCGCCCACGAGCAGGGGCTCGTCCACCGCGACATCAAGCCGGAGAACATCCTCGTCACCAAGCGCGTCGAGGTGAAGGTCACCGACTTCGGCCTGTCGCGGTTCTTCGCCCCCGGCGAGGCGCTCAACCTCACGCAGTCGGGCGTCACCCTCGGCACGCCGCTGTACCTGTCGCCGGAACAGGCCCAGGGGAAGGCCGTCGACCACCGCAGCGACCTGTACTCGTTCGGCGTCACCGCGTACCACCTGCTCGCCGGCGAGCCGCCGTTCCGCGGCAGCACGGCCGTCGAGGTGGCGCTGAAGCACGTCACCGACCGGCCGCCGCCGCTCGCCGGGCTGCGCCCGGACCTGCCGGCGGACCTGTGCGGACTCGTCCACAAGCTGATGGCGAAGGAACCGGGCGACCGCTACCAGTCGGCCCGCGAGGTGCTGCGCGACCTGGCGAAGGTGAAGGAGGGGCTGACGCTCGGCCTGCCGCCGCGGCCGCCGGGCGCGCCGCTGCCGCCGACGCCGTCCGGCCCGCAGCCGACGGCGTTGACGCTGTCGGGCACGGTGAGCGGGTCGGCGGCGACGCTCGGCTTCTCCGGGGTGGTGCCGGTCGCGCCGCCGGTGCGGTGGGGCCGGTGGGTGGCGGCCGGGCTCCTGGCGGTGGTCGCGGCGGCCGGCGGGGCGGCAGGGTACGCGGCCCTTCACCCGCCGCCGGCGCCGCCGACCCGGCCCGCGCCCCCGCCGCTCGTGGGGCTGCCCGACGTGCGGCCGCCAGAGCGGATCACCACGGCCCGGGAGCGCGAGCTGGTCGCGGCGCTGGACCGCCGCAAGACGCCGCCGGACGAGTGGAACGCGGCCGCGATCGAACTGGCGCTCCTGTACCTCCGCGAAGGCCGGCTGGACGACGCCGACGCGCGGTTCGAGCAACTGGAGAAGGCGCCGTTCGTGCTGCCGGTGGCGACGGCCGAGGCGAAGCTGGCGGGTAAGCTCGGCCGCGGCGTGGTGCTGGCGTACCGCGACGGCGACCCGAAGCACCCGGACGCGGCGAAAGAATCGACGGCCGCGTTCCAGGCCGCGCTGGCGCTGCCGATCCCGGCCGGCGTGGCGAAGGCGAAGGCGGACAAGGGGAGCCCGCCGCCGGCAGTGGTTTGGGCGCAGGGCTTCTTGTACCGGCACCCGGACCTGGCTCACGCGGTGGCGGAAGCGCTGACCCGCGACGCGGCCAACGGGGTGCGACTGCCCCCACCGCTGGAGGCGCTGCGGGCGCCTCGCGCCGCGGGCAAGTCAGGGTGA
- a CDS encoding M2 family metallopeptidase encodes MAGAVTPDAALAAPDDDAKKFIADHEARIKPLEIAAGHAWWRANISGRDDDFKKKEEAQNAIDAALADRATFGRLRALKTAKDANQIQDPILARQVELLYLAYLEKQVAPDLLRRITGKANAVEQQFNVFRARVDGRELSDSDVRNVLKNSNDSAQRQAVWEASKRVGAVVENDLKELVGLRNEAAKALGFANYHALQLKLSEQDGAELIKLFDDLDALTKGPFEAAKAEIDERLAKRYGVAANALQAWHYHDPFFQEAPTVFEANLDAPFVRADIPKLCSDFYRGIGLPIDDVLVRSDLQEKPGKSPHAFCTDIDREGDVRVLANIQPNEYWAGTMLHELGHAVYSSKNIPNKLPYVLRAEAHILSTEGVAMQFERFSKSRAWIEKMGLPLATPVAFEEAASRTRRNQLLIFSRWCQVMLRFEKGMYENPAQDLNKLWWDLVERYQGVKKPANRNAPDFASKIHVCSAPVYYHNYMMGQLFASQVHHAIARDVYKEPDPRKVIYVGDARVGRFMKDKVFAPGRTLDWKGLTRHATGAELTPAAFARDFEGR; translated from the coding sequence GTGGCCGGAGCCGTCACCCCCGATGCCGCCCTCGCCGCCCCCGACGACGACGCCAAGAAGTTCATCGCCGACCACGAGGCCCGCATCAAGCCGCTGGAGATCGCCGCGGGCCACGCGTGGTGGCGCGCCAACATCTCCGGCCGCGACGACGACTTCAAGAAGAAGGAAGAGGCGCAGAACGCCATCGACGCCGCCCTCGCCGACCGCGCCACCTTCGGCCGGCTGCGGGCGCTGAAGACGGCCAAGGACGCCAACCAGATTCAAGACCCCATCCTCGCCCGGCAGGTCGAGCTGCTGTACCTCGCGTACCTGGAGAAGCAGGTCGCCCCGGACCTGCTCCGCCGCATCACCGGCAAGGCGAACGCCGTCGAGCAGCAGTTCAACGTCTTCCGCGCGCGGGTGGACGGCCGCGAGTTGTCGGACAGCGACGTGCGGAACGTCCTGAAGAACTCCAACGACTCGGCCCAGCGGCAGGCCGTGTGGGAGGCCAGCAAGCGCGTCGGGGCCGTCGTCGAGAACGACCTCAAGGAGCTGGTCGGGCTGCGGAACGAGGCCGCGAAGGCGCTCGGGTTCGCCAACTACCACGCGCTGCAACTGAAGCTCAGCGAGCAGGACGGCGCCGAGCTGATCAAGCTGTTCGACGACCTGGACGCGCTCACGAAGGGGCCGTTCGAGGCGGCCAAGGCCGAGATCGACGAGCGGCTCGCCAAGCGGTACGGCGTCGCGGCCAACGCCCTCCAGGCGTGGCACTACCACGACCCGTTCTTCCAGGAAGCGCCGACCGTGTTCGAGGCCAACCTCGACGCGCCGTTCGTGCGGGCGGACATTCCCAAGCTCTGCTCCGACTTCTACCGCGGCATCGGGCTGCCGATCGACGACGTACTCGTCCGGAGCGACCTTCAGGAGAAGCCCGGCAAGAGCCCGCACGCCTTCTGCACGGACATCGACCGCGAGGGCGACGTGCGGGTGCTCGCCAACATCCAGCCGAACGAGTACTGGGCGGGCACGATGCTCCACGAGCTCGGGCACGCGGTGTACAGCAGCAAGAACATCCCGAACAAGCTGCCGTACGTGCTGCGGGCGGAGGCGCACATCCTCAGCACCGAGGGCGTGGCGATGCAGTTCGAGCGGTTCAGCAAGTCGCGGGCGTGGATCGAGAAGATGGGCCTGCCGCTGGCCACGCCGGTCGCGTTCGAGGAGGCCGCGAGCCGGACGCGGCGGAACCAGCTGCTGATCTTCAGCCGGTGGTGCCAGGTGATGCTGCGGTTCGAGAAGGGGATGTACGAGAACCCGGCGCAGGACCTGAACAAGCTGTGGTGGGACCTGGTGGAGCGGTACCAGGGGGTGAAGAAGCCGGCGAACCGTAACGCCCCCGACTTCGCGAGCAAGATTCACGTCTGCTCGGCGCCGGTGTACTACCACAACTACATGATGGGCCAGCTGTTCGCCTCGCAGGTCCACCACGCCATCGCGCGGGACGTGTACAAAGAGCCGGACCCGCGGAAGGTGATCTACGTGGGTGACGCGCGCGTCGGGCGGTTCATGAAGGACAAGGTGTTCGCCCCCGGCCGCACCCTCGACTGGAAGGGGCTGACGCGCCACGCCACCGGCGCGGAGTTGACCCCGGCGGCGTTCGCGCGGGACTTCGAGGGGCGGTAA
- a CDS encoding DoxX family protein, giving the protein MRTIAYWVTTVLLGLGYLAGGFGDLVQPAGFDEETAKLGYPSSFFRILGFWKLAGAVVVLLPGLPRAKEWAYAGFVINLTGAVAAHLSINDPPTDLIPPAVMLALAVASWALRPASRRLAGPCV; this is encoded by the coding sequence ATGCGCACGATCGCGTACTGGGTGACGACGGTGCTGCTCGGCCTGGGTTACCTGGCCGGCGGGTTCGGCGACCTGGTGCAACCGGCGGGCTTCGACGAGGAGACGGCAAAGCTCGGCTACCCGTCGTCTTTCTTCCGCATCCTGGGTTTCTGGAAGCTAGCAGGGGCGGTGGTGGTGCTGCTGCCGGGCCTGCCGCGGGCGAAGGAGTGGGCGTACGCGGGCTTCGTGATCAACCTGACGGGCGCGGTAGCGGCGCACCTGTCGATTAACGACCCGCCGACGGACCTGATCCCGCCGGCGGTGATGCTGGCGCTCGCGGTGGCGTCGTGGGCGCTGCGGCCGGCGTCGCGCCGGCTCGCGGGGCCGTGCGTGTAA
- a CDS encoding UbiA family prenyltransferase, with translation MHPRFLAFAQLLRLPNVFTAFADTALAGCVGAAVYAGWESSAYLTTLALLALASGCLYLAGMVWNDVFDLAEDRRDRPFRPLPSGRITVRTAGVLAGVLTLVGVGLTFVAGSPLLGVGLGAAVLLYDAWLKRTPLGPVAMAACRFLNVLLGLSAIPADAFPLPLRLHTAGVVGVYIVGVTWFARTEATESSRRHLTAAACVIGLSLVLALVLRARVSVEPGPSAILFPYLLVAFGFVVGVPIRRAIRSPGPKEVQAAIKRCVLGLVGLDAVLAVAFVGLPGLGILLLLPPALLLGKWVYST, from the coding sequence ATGCACCCGCGCTTCCTCGCGTTCGCCCAGCTCCTGCGCCTGCCGAACGTCTTCACCGCGTTCGCCGACACCGCCCTCGCCGGGTGCGTCGGCGCCGCCGTGTACGCCGGCTGGGAATCCAGCGCCTACCTCACCACGCTCGCGTTGCTGGCGCTGGCGTCGGGGTGCCTGTACCTCGCGGGGATGGTCTGGAACGACGTGTTCGACCTCGCCGAAGACCGCCGCGACCGGCCGTTCCGGCCGCTGCCGTCGGGCCGCATCACCGTTCGCACCGCAGGCGTGCTCGCCGGTGTGCTGACCCTGGTGGGGGTTGGCCTCACGTTCGTCGCGGGGTCGCCGCTGCTCGGCGTCGGGCTCGGCGCCGCGGTGCTGCTGTACGACGCCTGGCTGAAGCGCACCCCGCTCGGCCCGGTGGCGATGGCCGCGTGTCGCTTCCTGAACGTGCTCCTCGGCCTGTCCGCCATCCCGGCCGACGCCTTCCCCCTGCCGCTGCGGCTCCACACCGCCGGCGTCGTCGGCGTGTACATCGTCGGCGTGACGTGGTTCGCCCGCACGGAAGCCACCGAGAGCAGCCGCCGGCACCTGACCGCGGCCGCGTGTGTCATCGGGCTGTCACTGGTGCTAGCGTTGGTGCTGCGGGCGCGGGTGTCGGTCGAGCCGGGGCCGAGCGCGATCCTGTTCCCGTACCTGCTGGTGGCGTTCGGGTTCGTGGTCGGGGTGCCGATCCGCCGGGCGATCCGCAGCCCCGGGCCGAAGGAGGTGCAGGCGGCGATCAAGCGCTGCGTCCTCGGCCTGGTCGGGCTCGACGCCGTGCTGGCGGTCGCGTTCGTCGGGCTGCCGGGGCTGGGCATCCTTTTGTTGTTGCCCCCGGCGCTGCTGCTCGGAAAATGGGTCTACTCGACGTAG
- a CDS encoding bestrophin family protein translates to MPEPYRNIYSWVWPAAVLRRLQRILVVTTAYTAAVYFLYPSNPDMQGGWLAATSLINSLVLGALVGFRTKAAYDRWWEGRCLWGELTNHSRNLCLKAIRLADPPAADRRELFDLVAGFPFALMRHLREGVKLQEVPGFGTDAATPAHVPAELAGRVLALIRRWKAEGRIDGFGQLALDPHATAYMNVCGACEKVRNTPLPGTFLALLRHGLLFSFLLLPWHLVHVLGVWALLVQAVIVYFLLGIELTAEEVEQPFAYDPDDLPLEQFCATVRTNAAELLGVGDPGAG, encoded by the coding sequence ATGCCCGAGCCCTACCGCAACATCTACTCCTGGGTGTGGCCGGCCGCGGTTCTGCGCCGGCTTCAGCGCATCCTCGTCGTCACCACCGCGTACACCGCCGCCGTCTACTTCCTGTACCCCTCCAACCCCGACATGCAGGGCGGGTGGCTGGCGGCCACCAGCCTCATCAACAGCCTCGTACTCGGCGCCCTCGTCGGGTTCCGCACGAAGGCCGCCTACGACCGCTGGTGGGAAGGGCGCTGCCTGTGGGGCGAGCTGACGAACCACAGCCGCAACCTGTGTCTGAAAGCCATCCGTCTCGCCGACCCGCCCGCCGCCGACCGGCGCGAGCTGTTCGACCTCGTCGCCGGCTTCCCGTTCGCGCTCATGCGGCACCTGCGGGAGGGGGTGAAGCTCCAGGAGGTGCCCGGGTTCGGGACGGACGCCGCGACGCCGGCGCACGTGCCCGCGGAACTGGCCGGGCGCGTCCTGGCATTGATCCGCCGGTGGAAGGCCGAGGGGCGGATCGACGGGTTCGGCCAGCTGGCGCTCGACCCGCACGCGACCGCCTACATGAACGTGTGCGGGGCGTGCGAGAAGGTGCGGAACACGCCGCTGCCGGGGACGTTCCTGGCGCTCCTGCGGCACGGGCTGCTGTTCAGCTTCTTGCTGCTGCCGTGGCACCTCGTGCACGTCCTCGGAGTGTGGGCGTTGCTGGTGCAGGCGGTGATCGTGTACTTCCTGCTAGGGATCGAGCTGACCGCGGAGGAGGTGGAGCAGCCGTTCGCGTACGACCCGGACGACCTGCCGCTGGAGCAGTTCTGCGCCACCGTGCGGACGAACGCCGCCGAGTTGCTGGGGGTGGGCGATCCGGGTGCCGGGTAG
- a CDS encoding TIGR02996 domain-containing protein, producing the protein MTDHAALLAAVCDRPDDDTPRLVFADFLDDAGDPHRAAFVRTQVELARVPDYHPLWAKCRHLDPDVFRGWGMAHTLPKPLPDGLTWRTHQFRRGFPWLVGALSAEAVAAGGDRLLSFAPVQAVAFDDRARPDLLELAGAPVLARLRRLEFTTFPLDADDLRPLVRSPHAVGLEELAFEHQGIGPGGLAHLAASDLFPRLRALTLHNNALPPALLVDALAAADRPGQLRHLNLSLADLPAADAAHLFALPLMATVEHLDLSENKGLKTDGVAALVESGAVKRLEVLELAGTLPGVPGVKALTSTGGFAGVRRLDLSDNRLGPSAVRVLAESRNARGLRVLDLSGNPVEDRGAEALAGSRHLAGLVELNLKDCGLTDAGALALAESPHLGELVRLELRDRGAAARPLGAAARRALAERFGRAVSYNE; encoded by the coding sequence ATGACCGACCACGCCGCCCTGCTCGCCGCCGTGTGCGACCGCCCCGACGACGACACCCCGCGCCTCGTCTTCGCCGACTTCCTCGACGACGCCGGCGACCCGCACCGCGCCGCCTTCGTCCGCACCCAGGTCGAACTCGCCCGCGTCCCCGACTACCACCCGCTCTGGGCCAAGTGCCGCCACCTCGACCCCGACGTGTTCCGCGGCTGGGGCATGGCCCACACCCTCCCCAAGCCCCTCCCCGACGGCCTCACCTGGCGCACCCACCAGTTCCGCCGCGGCTTCCCCTGGCTCGTGGGTGCCCTGTCCGCCGAGGCCGTCGCCGCCGGCGGTGACAGACTGCTGTCATTCGCCCCCGTGCAGGCCGTCGCGTTCGACGACCGTGCCCGGCCCGACCTGCTCGAACTCGCCGGCGCCCCGGTCCTCGCCCGCCTCCGCCGGCTCGAATTCACCACCTTCCCGCTCGACGCCGACGACCTGCGGCCGCTCGTCCGCTCGCCGCACGCCGTGGGCCTCGAAGAGCTGGCGTTCGAGCACCAGGGGATCGGCCCCGGCGGGCTGGCGCACCTGGCCGCGTCCGACCTGTTCCCCCGGCTGCGGGCGCTGACGCTGCACAACAACGCCCTGCCGCCGGCGCTGCTCGTCGACGCGCTCGCCGCGGCCGACCGGCCGGGGCAGCTGCGGCACCTCAACCTGTCGCTCGCCGACCTCCCCGCGGCCGACGCGGCACACCTGTTCGCGCTGCCACTGATGGCCACCGTCGAGCACCTCGACCTGAGCGAGAACAAGGGACTGAAGACCGACGGCGTGGCGGCACTGGTCGAGAGCGGCGCCGTGAAGCGGCTCGAGGTGCTGGAGCTGGCGGGGACGCTGCCGGGCGTGCCGGGGGTGAAGGCGCTGACCTCGACGGGCGGGTTCGCGGGCGTCCGGCGGCTCGACCTGTCGGACAACCGGCTGGGGCCGAGCGCGGTGCGGGTGCTGGCCGAGAGCCGGAACGCCCGCGGCCTGCGCGTGCTGGACCTGTCGGGGAACCCGGTGGAGGACCGCGGCGCCGAGGCGCTGGCGGGGAGTCGTCACCTCGCGGGGTTGGTGGAGCTGAACTTGAAGGACTGCGGCCTCACCGACGCGGGGGCGCTCGCGCTGGCGGAGTCGCCGCACCTCGGCGAGCTGGTGCGGCTGGAGCTGCGCGACCGGGGCGCGGCGGCGCGGCCGCTGGGTGCGGCGGCGCGGCGGGCGCTGGCGGAGCGGTTCGGTCGGGCGGTGTCGTACAACGAGTGA
- the sugE gene encoding quaternary ammonium compound efflux SMR transporter SugE yields MAWVVLLLAGLFEIGWAVGLKYTNGFTRLWPTVATAASMAVSLGLLGVALRTLPLGTAYAVWTGVGAVGTVVLGIALFDEPATAGRLACAGLIVGGIVGLKVLAPG; encoded by the coding sequence ATGGCGTGGGTCGTTCTCCTGCTCGCCGGTCTGTTCGAGATCGGCTGGGCCGTCGGGCTGAAGTACACGAACGGGTTCACCCGCCTGTGGCCGACGGTCGCCACGGCGGCGTCGATGGCCGTGAGTCTCGGGCTGCTCGGGGTGGCGTTGCGGACGCTACCTCTGGGCACGGCCTACGCCGTGTGGACGGGCGTCGGGGCGGTCGGCACGGTGGTGCTGGGGATCGCGCTTTTCGATGAGCCCGCGACCGCCGGGCGGCTGGCGTGCGCGGGGCTGATCGTCGGGGGGATCGTCGGGCTGAAGGTGCTGGCGCCGGGGTGA
- the acnA gene encoding aconitate hydratase AcnA gives MPNSFGTLSTLPVGGKAYSVHRLAVLEQVHPQAKKLPFSLKVLLENLLRNENGLSVRKADIEALALWQPKAEPTTEIAYTPAHVLMQDFTGVPCVVDLAAMRDAMKALGGDPARINPLVPVELVIDHSVQVDDSGNPQAFANNTHLEYERNQERYQFLRWGQNAFRNFKVVPPETGIVHQVNLEYLARCVFVDEHGAAYPDTLVGTDSHTTMINGLGVLGWGVGGIEAEAAMLGQPVSMLIPQVIGFKLHGHLKEGATATDLVLTVTQMLRKKGVVGKFVEFYGPGLALLPLADRATIANMAPEYGATCGIFPVDAETLKFLRATGRPEELVVLAEAYYRDQGMFHDAATPEADYTDTLELDLGTVEPSLAGPTRPQDRVALKDVKKSFAEALPKLKAVKKPIPALPMTGPAVSDPVDVPGGVLKDGSVVIAAITSCTNTSNPSVMMAAGVLAKKAVARGLVSQPWVKTSLAPGSKVVTDYLTNAGVLPDLEKLRFHVVGYGCTTCIGNSGPLPDTVSEEIRVEQLVVSAVLSGNRNFEGRVHPEVRANYLASPPLVVAYALAGRIDIDWDTEPVGTGSDGLPVFLRDIWPTHEEVQTAIAGAIHQDSFSRIYGSVFEGDANWKALSVPSGNMFQWDAASTYIANPPYFVGMTATPPPVNEITGARVLALLGDSITTDHISPAGSIKKDSPAGKYLIERGVTPKDFNQYGARRGHHDVMVRGTFANVRLKNQLVPGVEGGFTRHLPDGEHTTIFEASTAYQAAGVPLLVIGGKEYGSGSSRDWAAKGTNLLGVKAVLAESYERIHRSNLVGMGVLPLQFRTGESAASLGLTGEEIYDIKGLVDGLKVNFAGAAKELAVHAVRADGTRVEFYAVCRIDTPQEVLYYLHGGILPYVLRQLLATR, from the coding sequence ATGCCGAACAGCTTCGGAACCCTGTCCACCCTCCCGGTGGGCGGGAAGGCGTACTCCGTCCACCGCCTCGCCGTCCTGGAGCAGGTTCACCCGCAAGCCAAGAAGCTGCCGTTCTCCCTCAAGGTGCTCCTCGAAAACCTCCTCCGCAACGAGAACGGCCTGTCCGTCCGCAAGGCCGACATCGAAGCCCTCGCGCTGTGGCAGCCGAAGGCGGAGCCGACCACGGAAATCGCGTACACCCCCGCCCACGTGCTGATGCAGGACTTCACCGGCGTGCCCTGCGTCGTCGACCTTGCCGCTATGCGCGACGCGATGAAGGCCCTCGGCGGCGACCCGGCCCGCATCAACCCGCTGGTGCCGGTCGAACTCGTCATCGACCACTCGGTACAGGTGGACGACAGCGGCAACCCGCAGGCGTTCGCCAACAACACGCACCTGGAGTACGAGCGGAACCAGGAACGCTACCAGTTCCTCCGCTGGGGCCAGAACGCCTTCCGGAACTTCAAGGTGGTGCCGCCCGAGACCGGCATCGTGCACCAGGTCAACCTCGAATACCTGGCCCGCTGTGTGTTCGTGGACGAGCACGGAGCCGCCTACCCCGACACCCTCGTCGGCACCGACAGCCACACCACGATGATCAACGGCCTCGGCGTCCTCGGCTGGGGCGTCGGCGGCATCGAGGCCGAGGCGGCGATGCTCGGCCAGCCGGTGAGCATGTTGATCCCGCAGGTGATCGGCTTCAAGCTGCACGGCCACCTGAAGGAAGGGGCGACCGCCACCGACCTGGTGCTCACCGTCACGCAGATGCTTCGCAAGAAGGGCGTCGTGGGGAAGTTCGTCGAGTTCTACGGCCCCGGGCTGGCGCTGCTGCCGCTCGCCGACCGCGCCACCATCGCCAACATGGCCCCCGAGTACGGCGCCACCTGCGGCATCTTCCCCGTGGACGCCGAGACGCTGAAGTTTCTCCGCGCCACCGGCCGGCCCGAGGAACTGGTGGTGCTCGCCGAGGCGTACTACCGCGACCAGGGGATGTTCCACGACGCCGCGACCCCCGAGGCGGACTACACCGACACGCTCGAACTCGACCTGGGCACGGTCGAGCCGAGCCTCGCGGGGCCGACGCGGCCGCAGGACCGGGTGGCGCTCAAGGACGTGAAGAAGTCGTTCGCCGAGGCGCTGCCGAAGCTCAAGGCCGTGAAGAAGCCGATCCCCGCGCTGCCGATGACCGGGCCCGCCGTGTCTGACCCAGTGGACGTGCCCGGCGGCGTACTCAAGGACGGCTCGGTCGTCATCGCCGCCATCACCAGTTGCACGAACACGTCGAACCCGTCGGTGATGATGGCGGCCGGCGTGCTGGCGAAGAAGGCGGTCGCCCGCGGGCTCGTCAGCCAGCCGTGGGTGAAGACGAGCCTCGCCCCCGGCTCGAAGGTCGTCACCGACTACCTCACGAACGCCGGCGTGCTGCCGGACCTGGAGAAGCTGCGGTTCCACGTCGTCGGCTACGGCTGCACCACGTGCATCGGCAACAGCGGCCCGCTGCCCGACACGGTGAGCGAGGAGATCCGCGTCGAGCAACTGGTGGTGTCGGCGGTGCTCAGCGGCAACCGCAACTTCGAGGGGCGCGTCCACCCCGAGGTGCGGGCCAACTACCTCGCCTCGCCGCCGCTGGTCGTAGCCTACGCCCTCGCCGGCCGCATCGACATCGACTGGGACACGGAGCCGGTCGGCACCGGGTCCGACGGCCTGCCGGTGTTCCTCCGCGACATCTGGCCGACGCACGAGGAAGTGCAGACGGCCATCGCCGGGGCCATCCACCAGGACTCGTTCAGCCGCATCTACGGCTCCGTCTTCGAAGGCGACGCGAACTGGAAGGCGCTGAGCGTGCCGAGCGGCAACATGTTCCAGTGGGACGCGGCCAGCACGTACATCGCCAACCCGCCGTACTTCGTCGGCATGACGGCGACGCCGCCGCCCGTGAACGAGATCACCGGGGCGCGGGTGCTGGCGCTGCTCGGCGATAGCATCACGACCGACCACATCTCGCCGGCCGGGAGCATCAAGAAGGACTCGCCGGCGGGGAAGTACCTGATCGAGCGCGGGGTGACGCCGAAGGACTTCAACCAGTACGGCGCCCGCCGCGGCCACCACGACGTGATGGTCCGCGGCACGTTCGCCAACGTGCGGCTCAAGAACCAGCTCGTGCCCGGCGTCGAGGGCGGCTTCACCCGGCACCTGCCGGACGGCGAGCATACGACGATCTTCGAGGCGTCGACGGCGTACCAGGCCGCGGGCGTGCCGCTGCTGGTGATCGGCGGCAAGGAGTACGGCTCGGGGTCGAGCCGCGACTGGGCGGCGAAGGGGACGAACCTCTTGGGCGTGAAGGCGGTGCTGGCCGAGAGTTACGAACGCATCCACCGCAGCAACCTCGTCGGCATGGGGGTGCTGCCGCT
- a CDS encoding iron-containing alcohol dehydrogenase, translating into MRTWSFQSAGSLLFGRGAAGHLPDVARGLGAGRVFVVADPTLQKVGTLDAVVKPILAAGMMVETFLVEKPEPAVEVVRAAAAKARAAAPAVILGLGGGSNMDVAKLVSLVLAHGGDPLDYTGDCRVPGPILPTIGVPTTAGTGSEVSAAAVFGDSARQIKVSCLSPFLRPDAAVVDPLLSASCPPKVTADSGIDALTHAIEAFTAIDNDLFPLPSGEKTVYQGKNPMADVMAKEAITLVGKYLRRAVANGDDLEARDGMALAGTLGGLAFSNAGVALVHAMEYPVGGAVHVSHGAGNGLLLPFVMEFNRPAAVRTLAKLPALLGAPDADEPDEDAAVRAVAMVAKLREDIGIPTRLRDIGVTEAMLPGFAEKAFAIKRLMRVNPRTPQSAAEIEAVYRAAF; encoded by the coding sequence ATGCGTACCTGGTCCTTCCAGTCGGCCGGCAGCCTCCTCTTCGGCCGCGGCGCGGCCGGGCACCTCCCCGACGTCGCCCGCGGCCTCGGCGCCGGCCGCGTCTTCGTCGTCGCCGACCCCACCCTCCAGAAGGTCGGCACCCTCGACGCGGTGGTCAAGCCGATCCTCGCCGCGGGGATGATGGTCGAGACGTTCCTGGTCGAGAAGCCGGAGCCGGCGGTGGAGGTCGTGCGGGCCGCGGCGGCGAAGGCGCGGGCGGCCGCGCCGGCCGTGATCCTCGGCCTCGGCGGCGGGTCGAACATGGACGTCGCGAAGCTGGTGTCGCTGGTGCTGGCGCACGGCGGCGACCCGCTCGACTACACCGGCGACTGCCGCGTCCCCGGCCCGATCCTGCCGACGATCGGCGTGCCGACCACCGCCGGCACCGGCTCCGAGGTGTCGGCCGCGGCCGTGTTCGGCGACTCGGCGCGGCAGATCAAGGTGAGCTGCCTCAGCCCGTTCCTGCGGCCCGACGCGGCGGTCGTGGACCCCCTGCTGAGCGCGTCGTGCCCGCCGAAGGTGACGGCCGACAGCGGCATCGACGCACTGACGCACGCGATCGAGGCGTTCACCGCGATCGACAACGACCTGTTCCCGCTGCCGAGCGGCGAGAAGACGGTGTACCAGGGGAAGAACCCCATGGCCGACGTGATGGCGAAGGAGGCGATCACGCTGGTCGGCAAGTACCTGCGGCGGGCGGTGGCGAACGGCGACGACCTGGAGGCCCGCGACGGCATGGCGCTGGCCGGCACGCTGGGCGGGCTGGCGTTCTCGAACGCGGGGGTGGCGCTGGTCCACGCGATGGAGTACCCGGTGGGCGGCGCCGTCCACGTGTCGCACGGGGCCGGCAACGGCCTGCTGCTGCCGTTCGTGATGGAGTTCAACCGCCCCGCGGCGGTGCGGACACTGGCGAAGCTGCCGGCGCTGCTGGGCGCGCCGGACGCGGACGAACCGGACGAGGACGCGGCCGTGCGGGCGGTGGCGATGGTGGCGAAGCTGCGGGAGGACATCGGCATCCCGACGCGGCTGCGCGACATCGGGGTGACGGAGGCGATGCTGCCGGGCTTCGCGGAGAAGGCGTTCGCGATCAAGCGACTGATGCGCGTGAACCCGCGGACGCCGCAGTCGGCGGCGGAGATCGAGGCCGTGTACCGGGCGGCGTTCTGA